The Nomia melanderi isolate GNS246 chromosome 7, iyNomMela1, whole genome shotgun sequence genome includes a window with the following:
- the zip gene encoding myosin heavy chain 10 isoform X4: protein MADVDSRVDHSDPELRFLSVDRNNFNDPATQAEWTQKKLVWVPHDTQGFVAAGIKGERGDEVEVEIAETGKRVLVAKDDIQKMNPPKFDKVEDMAELTCLNEASVLHNLKDRYYSGLIYTYSGLFCVVVNPYKRLSIYTEKIMERYKGIKRHEVPPHVFAITDTAYRSMLQDREDQSILCTGESGAGKTENTKKVIQYLAYVAASKPKSNATPSPALIIGSGSVSDKFAVINGELEQQLLQANPILEAFGNAKTVKNDNSSRFGKFIRINFDASGYIAGANIETYLLEKSRAIRQAKDERTFHIFYQLLAGASSEQKKEFILEDPKHYPFLSNGALPVPGVDDSAEFFSTVKSMHIMGMTNEDFSSIFRIVSAVMLFGSMQFRQERNSDQATLPDNTVAQKISHLLGLSVTEMTKAFLKPRIKVGRDFVTKAQTKEQVEFAVEAISKACYERMFRWLVNRINRSLDRTKRQGASFIGILDMAGFEIFELNSFEQLCINYTNEKLQQLFNHTMFILEQEEYQREGIEWKFIDFGLDLQPTIDLIDKPMGIMALLDEECWFPKATDKTFVEKLVGAHSVHPKFMKTDFRGVADFAIIHYAGKVDYSAAKWLMKNMDPLNENVVSLLQNSQDPFVCHIWKDAEIVGMAQQALTDTQFGARTRKGMFRTVSQLYKEQLAKLMVTLRNTNPNFVRCIIPNHEKRAGKIDAPLVLDQLRCNGVLEGIRICRQGFPNRIPFQEFRQRYELLTPNAIPKGFMDGKKACEKMIQALELDPNLYRVGQSKIFFRAGVLAHLEEERDYKITDIIVNFQAFCRGFLARRNYQKRLQQLNAIRIIQRNCAAYLKLRNWQWWRLYTKVKPLLEVTKQEEKLTQKEDELKQVRDKLELQMHSAQEYERKYQQAIEEKTVLAEQLQAEVELCAEAEEMRARLAARKQELEEILHDLEARIEEEEERSAALTQEKKKLQLNISDLEEQLEEEEAARQKLQLEKVQCDAKIKKLEEDLALSDDTNQKLLKEKKILEERANDLSQTLAEEEEKAKHLSKLKAKHEATIADLEERLLKDHQQRQEVDRSKRKIETEVSDLKEQLAERKTQVEELQLQLGKREEELNQVMAKMDEEGAAKAQAQKALRELESQLAELQEDLEAEKGARSKAEKLKRDLNEELEALKNELLDSLDTTAAQQELRSKREQELATLKKNLEEETSMHEATLADMRHKHTQELTALNEQMDALKKTKAVLEKAKGTLEAENADLTSELRSISASRQESDRRRKQAEQQLAEVNAKLAEVERNRQELVERVTKLQQESESIMQQLEAAELKASAALKASATCESQFTELQQQLEEETRQKLALSSKLRALESEKESLHDQLEEEEEAKRALDKQLLGLNVQLAEAKKKAEEEAEAAVALEEARKRCIKDMEAIQRQVEELQAANDKLDKSKKKIQAELEDSIIELEAQRAKVLELEKKQKNFDKVLAEEKAVSEQYAEQRDAAEREAREKETRVLSLTRELDEMNEKVEELERIRRGLQSELDELVNNQGTADKNVHELEKAKRALESQLAEQRSQVEELEDELQFTEDAKLRLEVNMQALRAQFERDLQAKEEQAEEKRRGLVKQLRDLEAELEDERKQRAAAIAQRKKMEADYKDIEQQLEMHNKVKEDALKQLKKLQAQIKDSTRETEEARAARDELAASAKETERKVKSLEADLMQLTEDFASSERARRAAENERDELQEELNNNANKGTLMLDEKRRLEARIATLEEELEEEQSNAELFIDRARKAQITIEQLTNDLTTERSTTQKLESHKLLLERQNKELKAKLTELETAQRAKTKATIQQLESKINNLDEQLETEAKERFAQQKINRKLEKKLKELSLQLEDERRNSDQYKEQAEKVNARMKALKRQLDEAEEEISRHKAMKRKAQREMDDMLESQEELTREVANLKNKLRRGGPPISLSSTRLKRGSVQTGGSGDDSTTQDESIDGEETVN from the exons ACATATTCAGGGCTGTTCTGCGTGGTGGTAAATCCATACAAGAGGCTGTCAATTTACACGGAAAAGATAATGGAGAGGTACAAGGGTATAAAAAGACACGAGGTTCCACCTCATGTTTTCGCCATCACAGACACTGCATATCGTTCCATGCTCCAAG ATCGCGAGGACCAGTCGATTTTATGCACCGGTGAGTCTGGCGCGGGCAAAACCGAGAACACGAAGAAAGTGATCCAATACTTGGCGTACGTTGCTGCTTCAAAGCCAAAATCCAATGCG ACACCGAGTCCGGCATTAATCATA GGTTCCGGAAGCGTTTCGGATAAATTTGCGGTAATTAAC GGTGAATTGGAACAGCAACTTCTACAGGCAAACCCTATCCTAGAGGCTTTCGGGAATGCTAAGACGGTGAAAAATGACAACTCCTCTCGATTC GGTAAATTTATCCGAATAAATTTCGATGCTTCCGGGTATATTGCCGGCGCGAACATCGAAACATATCTACTGGAAAAATCGAGAGCGATTCGGCAAGCAAAGGACGAAAGAACTTTCCATATATTTTATCAGCTCCTCGCAGGTGCTTCGTCGGAACAGAAGA AGGAGTTTATTTTAGAGGATCCAAAACACTATCCATTTCTCTCAAATGGGGCATTACCAGTTCCTGGTGTAGACGATTCAGCCGAATTCTTCTCAACAGTGAAGTCTATGCACATCATGGGCATGACAAATGAAGACTTCTCCTCGATATTTCGTATAGTGTCTGCGGTAATGTTATTTGGCTCGATGCAGTTTCGTCAAGAAAGAAACTCTGACCAAGCCACGTTGCCTGACAACACTGTTGCACAAAAGATTTCTCACTTGCTAGGCTTGAGCGTCACAGAAATGACGAAAGCATTTTTAAAACCAAGAATTAAGGTGGGCAGAGATTTTGTAACAAAAGCACAAACGAAGGAACAAGTTGAATTTGCTGTAGAAGCGATCTCAAAAGCTTGTTACGAGAGGATGTTCAGGTGGCTTGTGAATAGAATTAATAGATCTTTAGATCGAACGAAGAGGCAAGGGGCTAGTTTTATTGGTATACTGGATATGGCTGGGTTTGAGATATTTGAGTTGAACAGCTTCGAACAGTTGTGTATCAATTATACAAATGAGAAATTGCAACAGTTATTTAACCATACTATGTTCATTCTGGAGCAAGAAGAATATCAAAGGGAAGGCATCGAATGGAAGTTCATAGACTTTGGGCTGGATCTGCAACCAACTATCGACCTGATTGACAAACCTATGG GTATTATGGCATTGTTAGATGAGGAATGTTGGTTCCCCAAGGCTACAGATAaaacatttgttgaaaaattagTAGGTGCTCATAGTGTGCATCctaaatttatgaaaacagaCTTCAGAGGTGTAGCGGACTTCGCAATTATACATTATGCTGGGAAGGTTGATTATTCCGCTGCTAAATGGTTAATGAAAAACATGGATCCTCTGAATGAAAATGTAGTTAGCCTTCTACAAAATTCACAAGATCCTTTTGTTTGTCATATTTGGAAAGATGCGGAAATTGTTGGAATGGCTCAACAAGCATTAACTGATACACAATTTGGAGCAAGAACAAGGAAAGGAATGTTTAGAACTGTGTCGCAATTATATAAAGAGCAATTGGCGAAGTTAATGGTTACCCTTAGAAATACCAATCCAAATTTCGTTAGATGCATTATACCGAATCATGAAAAGAGGGCTGGAAAAATTGATGCTCCTCTGGTGTTAGATCAGTTAAGGTGTAACGGTGTACTGGAAGGTATTAGAATTTGTCGTCAAGGATTTCCAAATAGGATACCATTCCAAGAGTTCAGACAAAGGTATGAACTTTTGACACCCAACGCCATTCCTAAAGGATTCATGGATGGAAAGAAAGCGTGCgaaaaaatg atcCAAGCACTTGAACTTGATCCCAATCTGTACCGTGTTGGTCAATCAAAAATTTTCTTTCGCGCTGGAGTTTTGGCACATCTTGAAGAAGAACGTGATTACAAGATTACTGATATAATTGTCAATTTCCAAGCGTTTTGTCGAGGTTTCCTTGCTCGTAGAAATTATCAGAAACGTTTGCAACAGTTGAATGCTATCAGAATCATCCAAAGAAATTGTGCGGCGTATTTAAAACTCAGAAATTGGCAGTGGTGGCGTTTGTACACTAAAGTGAAGCCCTTGTTAGAAGTAACCaaacaagaagaaaaattaaCTCAAAAGGAGGATGAGTTGAAGCAAGTGCGGGACAAGTTAGAATTACAGATGCATTCTGCCCAGGAATATGAAAGGAAATATCAACAGGCTATTGAAGAGAAGACAGTGTTAGCAGAACAATTGCAAGCTGAAGTTGAATTATGTGCGGAGGCCGAAGAAATGAGAGCACGACTAGCTGCCAGAAAACAAGAACTGGAAGAGATCCTTCATGATTTAGAAGCGAGAAttgaggaagaagaagaaagaagtgCCGCGTTAactcaagaaaaaaagaaattacaattaaacaTAAGCGATCTCGAGGAACAactagaagaagaagaagctgcAAGACAGAAGTTACAATTAGAAAAAGTACAGTGCGATGCGAAAAttaagaagcttgaagaagaTCTTGCGCTTTCTGATGATACGAATCAAaagttattaaaagaaaagaaaattcttgaaGAAAGGGCAAATGATTTGTCTCAAACACTcgccgaagaagaagaaaaagcgaAACATTTATCGAAATTGAAAGCCAAACATGAAGCGACGATTGCAGATTTGGAGGAGAGATTATTGAAAGATCACCAACAAAGACAGGAAGTCGATAGGtcaaagagaaagatagaaacTGAAGTATCGGATTTGAAGGAGCAACTTGCGGAAAGGAAAACACAG GTAGAAGAACTTCAATTACAACTTGGCAAACGCGAAGAAGAATTAAATCAAGTAATGGCAAAGATGGATGAAGAAGGAGCAGCGAAAGCTCAGGCGCAGAAAGCTCTACGTGAGTTAGAGTCTCAATTAGCTGAGCTACAAGAAGATTTAGAAGCAGAAAAGGGCGCGAGAAGTAAAGCAGAGAAGCTGAAACGTGATCTAAATGAGGAATTGGAAGCTTTGAAAAACGAGTTGTTAGATTCTTTGGACACAACTGCCGCACAACAGGAATTGAGAAGTAAGCGGGAACAAGAACTAGCAACACTGAAAAAGAATTTAGAAGAAGAGACATCGATGCATGAAGCAACATTGGCGGATATGCGTCATAAGCATACCCAAGAACTAACAGCTTTGAACGAGCAGATGGATGCACTGAAGAAGACTAAAGCAGTCTTAGAAAAAGCAAAGGGTACTTTGGAAGCTGAAAATGCTGATCTAACATCAGAGCTTCGTTCTATTAGTGCCAGTAGACAAGAATCGGACAGAAGAAGGAAACAAGCAGAGCAACAGCTTGCTGAAGTGAATGCAAAGCTTGCTGAAGTTGAAAGAAATAGGCAAGAATTAGTGGAAAGAGTTACAAAATTACAGCAGGAATCTGAAAGTATTATGCAACAATTGGAAGCTGCGGAATTGAAAGCTTCAGCTGCCTTAAAAGCTTCAGCTACATGCGAATCCCAGTTTACAGAACTTCAACAGCAATTGGAGGAAGAAACCAGACAAAAATTAGCTCTGAGTTCAAAATTAAGAGCGTTAGAAAGTGAAAAGGAAAGCTTGCATGATCAActggaggaagaagaagaagcgaagAGAGCCTTAGACAAACAG tTACTTGGCTTAAACGTACAACTGGCTGAAGCTAAAAAgaaagcagaagaagaagctgAAGCCGCTGTAGCATTGGAGGAAGCTAGAAAGAGATGTATTAAAGACATGGAAGCAATTCAAAGACAAGTTGAAGAGCTGCAGGCTGCCAATGATAAATTGGACAAatcaaagaagaaaatacaaGCGGAATTGGAAGATAGTATTATCGAGCTTGAAGCGCAACGAGCTAAGGTGCTGGAATTGGAGAAAAAGCAAAAGAATTTCGACaag gTGCTAGCCGAAGAAAAAGCAGTATCCGAACAATACGCTGAGCAACGCGATGCTGCGGAACGCGAAGCTCGCGAAAAGGAGACGCGCGTCCTATCTTTGACTCGTGAACTGGACGAGATGAACGAAAAGGTGGAAGAGCTTGAACGCATTCGACGAGGACTTCAGTCGGAACTCGACGAACTCGTGAACAACCAGGGAACAGCGGACAAAAACGTGCACGAACTTGAGAAGGCGAAGCGAGCCCTCGAATCTCAATTGGCCGAGCAACGTTCACAAGTAGAGGAACTCGAAGACGAGTTGCAGTTCACTGAAGACGCGAAGTTGCGATTAGAAGTAAACATGCAGGCGCTGAGAGCACAGTTCGAACGGGATTTGCAAGCTAAAGAGGAACAAGCCGAGGAGAAACGCAGGGGATTGGTTAAGCAGTTGCGTGACCTCGAAGCGGAACTAGAGGATGAACGGAAGCAAAGAGCCGCCGCGATAGCCCAACGCAAGAAGATGGAAGCAGATTATAAAGATATTGAACAGCAACTGGAAATGCATAACAAGGTAAAGGAAGATGCATTGAAACAGTTGAAGAAACTGCAGGCACAAATAAAGGACAGCACCAGAGAAACCGAAGAGGCCAGGGCTGCTAGGGACGAACTGGCAGCGAGTGCCAAAGAAACTGAACGGAAAGTGAAGAGTTTAGAGGCGGATTTGATGCAGTTAACGGAAGATTTCGCCAGCAGTGAACGGGCAAGGAGAGCTGCCGAGAACGAAAGAGATGAATTACAGGAGGAATTAAATAATAACGCCAACAAGGGTACGCTGATGCTGGACGAGAAACGAAGACTCGAAGCTAGAATTGCGACATTGGAGGAGGAATTAGAAGAAGAACAGTCGAACGCTGAATTGTTCATAGACAGAGCCAGAAAAGCGCAGATAACGATCGAACAACTGACAAACGATCTGACCACTGAGAGATCGACTACGCAGAAGTTAGAATCGCACAAATTGTTGTTGGAGAGACAGAATAAGGAACTTAAAGCGAAATTGACTGAATTGGAAACTGCCCAGAGGGCGAAAACTAAAGCTACCATTCAACAGCTGgaatcaaaaattaataatctcGATGAACAATTGGAAACCGAGGCAAAGGAGAGATTCGCGCAGCAGAAGATAAATAGAAAgttggaaaagaaattaaaggaaTTGAGCTTACAGTTAGAAGATGAGAGGAGAAATTCGGACCAATACAAGGAGCAAGCCGAGAAGGTGAATGCTAGGATGAAGGCATTGAAGAGACAGCTCGACGAAGCCGAAGAAGAAATTAGCAGGCATAAAGCGATGAAGAGGAAAGCACAGAGGGAAATGGATGATATGCTAGAATCTCAGGAAGAATTGACCAGAGAGGTGGCAAACCTCAAAAACAAATTAAG ACGTGGTGGTCCTCCAATAAGCCTCAGCTCGACGCGTCTGAAACGCGGTTCCGTTCAGACTGGTGGCTCCGGGGATGATTCAACAACGCAGGATGAAAGCATCGACGGTGAGGAAACCGTCAATTGA